A genomic region of Phreatobacter oligotrophus contains the following coding sequences:
- a CDS encoding hydrogen peroxide-inducible genes activator, with amino-acid sequence MTNLTLKQLRYFEALAREGHFGRAAEACSISQPALSMQVRELEESLGVALVERSARQVRLTALGEDLAQRARLILRSVDELADLARASRSGLVGRFRLGVIPTVAPYLLPSIVSALDRHHAGLDLRVRETQTPRLIADLTEGRLDAAIVALPVSEPALTEVALFREDFVLVRPAAEADLPVPSGEALGTMRLLLLEEGHCFRDQALAFCAMTARPREILDGSSLSTLVHMVSAGFGVTLIPDMAVPVETRSAAVAVARFEEPRPSRTIGMVWRSSSPLDRQLQAIADTVRGAAMQLADLRASAA; translated from the coding sequence ATGACGAATCTGACACTGAAACAGCTGCGTTATTTCGAGGCGCTCGCCCGCGAGGGGCATTTCGGGCGGGCGGCGGAGGCGTGTTCCATCTCGCAGCCGGCGCTCTCCATGCAGGTGCGCGAGCTGGAGGAGAGCCTCGGCGTGGCGCTGGTCGAACGCTCGGCGCGGCAGGTGCGGCTGACGGCGCTGGGGGAGGACCTGGCGCAGCGCGCGCGCCTCATCCTGCGCTCCGTGGACGAACTGGCGGACCTCGCCCGCGCCTCGCGGTCGGGGCTGGTCGGGCGGTTCCGGCTCGGTGTCATCCCGACGGTCGCACCCTATCTCCTGCCCTCCATCGTCAGCGCGCTCGACCGGCATCATGCCGGGCTCGACCTCCGGGTGCGGGAGACCCAGACGCCGCGGCTCATCGCCGACCTGACGGAGGGACGGCTCGACGCGGCCATCGTCGCCCTCCCCGTCTCCGAACCGGCGCTGACCGAGGTCGCCCTGTTCCGCGAGGACTTCGTGCTGGTGAGGCCCGCGGCCGAGGCGGACCTGCCCGTTCCCAGCGGCGAGGCCCTCGGCACGATGCGGCTGCTGCTGCTCGAGGAGGGCCATTGCTTCCGCGACCAGGCCCTCGCCTTCTGCGCCATGACGGCACGGCCGCGGGAGATCCTCGACGGCTCGTCGCTCTCCACCCTCGTCCATATGGTGAGCGCCGGCTTCGGCGTGACGCTGATCCCGGACATGGCCGTGCCGGTCGAGACGCGCTCGGCGGCCGTGGCCGTGGCGCGGTTCGAGGAGCCGCGGCCCTCCCGCACGATCGGCATGGTCTGGCGCTCCAGCAGCCCGCTGGACCGCCAGCTTCAGGCCATCGCCGACACGGTGAGGGGTGCGGCCATGCAGCTCGCAGACCTGCGGGCGAGCGCCGCCTGA
- a CDS encoding SDR family NAD(P)-dependent oxidoreductase yields MTAAAPSSSPRVALVTGAAQGIGHAAAARFLGEGWSVALLDWKTDVLEAAAAAFRQPERVLALPKDVSQPADVAAAVEAVRARFGRLDALVNNAGIAHFGPLMDTPLEAWNEVMAVNLTGPFIMTKAAVPLMRETGGAIVNITSISGLRASTLRVAYGTSKAALAHLTKQMAVELASYGIRVNAVAPGPVDTAMAKKVHSPEIRADYHDAIPLNRYGLPEELADAIVYLCSPGASYITGQTLAVDGGFDATGIGLPTLRRDQKNG; encoded by the coding sequence ATGACCGCTGCCGCTCCTTCATCCTCCCCCCGCGTCGCCCTCGTCACCGGCGCCGCCCAGGGCATCGGTCACGCCGCCGCGGCCCGCTTTCTTGGCGAAGGCTGGTCGGTGGCCCTGCTGGACTGGAAGACCGACGTGCTGGAGGCGGCCGCTGCCGCCTTCCGCCAGCCGGAGAGGGTCCTGGCGCTTCCCAAGGATGTCTCGCAGCCCGCCGACGTCGCCGCGGCGGTCGAGGCGGTGCGGGCCCGCTTCGGCCGGCTCGATGCGCTCGTCAACAATGCGGGCATCGCCCATTTCGGCCCGCTGATGGACACGCCGCTGGAGGCCTGGAACGAGGTCATGGCCGTGAACCTCACCGGTCCCTTCATCATGACCAAGGCCGCCGTGCCGCTGATGCGCGAGACCGGCGGCGCCATTGTCAACATCACGTCCATTTCCGGGCTCCGCGCTTCGACGCTGCGGGTCGCCTATGGCACGTCGAAGGCGGCGCTCGCCCATCTCACCAAGCAGATGGCGGTGGAACTTGCGAGCTACGGCATCCGTGTGAATGCCGTGGCGCCTGGTCCGGTCGACACGGCCATGGCCAAGAAGGTGCATTCGCCGGAGATCCGCGCCGATTACCACGACGCCATCCCGCTCAACCGCTATGGCCTCCCCGAGGAGCTCGCCGACGCCATCGTCTATCTCTGCTCGCCTGGCGCCAGCTACATCACCGGCCAGACGCTGGCCGTCGATGGCGGCTTCGACGCCACCGGCATCGGTCTGCCGACGCTGCGCCGCGACCAGAAGAACGGCTGA
- the katG gene encoding catalase/peroxidase HPI — MDGLDTGMGKCPVMHGSNTMEKAAVTAWWPNTLNLDILHQHDTKSNPLAGFNYRAAVRSLDVAALRADMKALFRDSQSWWPADWGHYGGLMIRLAWHAAGSYRLADGRGGGGTGNIRFAPLNSWPDNTSLDKARRLLWPLKKKYGNKISWADLIILSGTLAYEDMGLKIFGFSFGREDIWHPEKDVYWGAEKEWLAPSDTRYEDVSKPETMENPLAAVQMGLIYVNPQGVNGQPDPLKTALHVRETFARMAMNDEETAALTAGGHTVGKAHGNGRAEALGPEPEAAGIENQGFGWMNPNQHGKASEAVTSGIEGAWTTNPTVFDMGYFELLFGYDWELAKSPAGAWQWQPVGIKPEHMPVDASDPSVRRMPIMTDADMAMKLDPTYRAICEKFMANPAYFQDTFARAWFKLTHRDLGPKIRYIGPDAPTEDLIWQDPVPVGPKNWDIGAVKAKIAASGLSTADLVATAWDSARTYRGSDMRGGANGARIRLAPQKDWEGNEPARLAKVLAVLEPIAREAGASIADVIVLAGNVGVETAAKAAGVAIEVPFAPGRGDATAEQTDADSFKVLEPIHDGFRNWVKKDYVVTPEELLLDRAQLMGLTGPEMTVLVGGLRAIGANHGGAKHGVFTDRPGALTTDFFVNLTDMAYSWVPTGKNSYEIRDRKTGAAKWTATRVDLVFGSNSILRAYAEVYAQDDAHEKFVADFVAAWTKVMNADRFDLA, encoded by the coding sequence ATGGACGGACTGGACACGGGAATGGGCAAATGCCCGGTCATGCATGGCTCGAACACCATGGAGAAGGCGGCCGTCACCGCCTGGTGGCCGAACACCCTGAACCTCGACATCCTCCACCAGCACGACACCAAGTCGAACCCGCTCGCCGGCTTCAACTACCGGGCCGCCGTGCGCTCGCTGGACGTGGCTGCCCTGCGCGCCGACATGAAGGCGCTGTTCCGTGACAGCCAGTCCTGGTGGCCGGCCGACTGGGGTCACTACGGCGGCCTGATGATCCGCCTCGCCTGGCACGCCGCGGGCTCCTACCGCCTCGCCGATGGCCGCGGTGGCGGCGGCACCGGCAACATCCGCTTCGCCCCGCTCAATTCCTGGCCGGACAACACCTCGCTCGACAAGGCGCGCCGCCTGCTGTGGCCGCTGAAGAAGAAGTACGGCAACAAGATCTCCTGGGCCGACCTCATCATCCTCTCCGGCACGCTCGCCTATGAGGACATGGGCCTGAAGATCTTCGGCTTCTCCTTCGGCCGCGAGGACATCTGGCACCCCGAGAAGGACGTCTACTGGGGCGCCGAGAAGGAGTGGCTGGCGCCCTCCGACACGCGCTACGAGGACGTCTCCAAGCCGGAGACCATGGAGAACCCGCTCGCCGCGGTGCAGATGGGTCTCATCTACGTCAATCCGCAGGGCGTGAACGGCCAGCCCGATCCGCTGAAGACGGCGCTGCATGTGCGCGAGACCTTCGCCCGCATGGCGATGAACGACGAGGAGACCGCAGCCCTCACCGCCGGCGGCCACACCGTTGGCAAGGCCCACGGCAATGGCCGCGCCGAGGCGCTCGGCCCGGAGCCGGAGGCCGCGGGAATCGAGAACCAGGGCTTCGGCTGGATGAACCCCAACCAGCACGGCAAGGCCAGCGAGGCCGTGACCTCCGGCATCGAGGGCGCCTGGACCACCAATCCCACCGTCTTCGACATGGGCTATTTCGAGCTGCTCTTCGGCTATGACTGGGAGCTCGCCAAGAGCCCCGCCGGCGCCTGGCAGTGGCAGCCCGTCGGCATCAAGCCCGAGCACATGCCAGTCGATGCCTCGGACCCCTCGGTCCGCCGCATGCCGATTATGACCGATGCCGACATGGCCATGAAGCTGGACCCGACCTACCGGGCCATCTGCGAGAAGTTCATGGCCAACCCGGCCTACTTCCAGGACACCTTCGCCCGCGCCTGGTTCAAGCTGACCCACCGCGATCTCGGCCCGAAGATCCGCTACATCGGCCCCGACGCGCCGACCGAAGACCTGATCTGGCAGGACCCGGTCCCCGTCGGTCCGAAGAACTGGGACATCGGCGCGGTGAAGGCGAAGATTGCCGCGAGCGGCCTGTCGACCGCCGACCTCGTCGCCACCGCCTGGGACAGCGCGCGCACCTATCGCGGCTCGGACATGCGCGGCGGCGCCAACGGCGCCCGCATCCGCCTCGCGCCCCAGAAGGACTGGGAGGGCAACGAGCCCGCCCGTCTCGCCAAGGTGCTGGCCGTGCTGGAGCCCATCGCCCGTGAGGCCGGCGCCAGCATCGCCGACGTCATCGTCCTCGCCGGCAATGTCGGCGTCGAGACGGCGGCGAAGGCGGCAGGCGTCGCGATCGAGGTGCCCTTCGCCCCCGGCCGCGGCGATGCCACGGCCGAGCAGACGGACGCCGACTCCTTCAAGGTGCTGGAGCCGATCCATGACGGCTTCCGCAACTGGGTGAAGAAGGACTATGTCGTCACCCCCGAGGAGCTTCTCCTCGACCGCGCCCAGCTCATGGGCCTGACCGGTCCGGAGATGACCGTGCTGGTCGGCGGCCTGCGCGCCATCGGCGCCAACCATGGCGGCGCCAAGCATGGCGTCTTCACCGACCGCCCGGGCGCGCTGACGACCGACTTCTTCGTCAACCTGACGGACATGGCCTATAGCTGGGTGCCCACGGGCAAGAACAGCTACGAGATCCGTGACCGCAAGACCGGCGCGGCGAAGTGGACGGCCACCCGCGTCGACCTCGTCTTTGGCTCGAACTCGATCCTGCGCGCCTATGCCGAGGTCTATGCCCAGGATGACGCGCACGAGAAGTTCGTCGCGGACTTCGTCGCCGCCTGGACCAAGGTCATGAACGCGGACCGTTTCGACCTCGCCTGA